A genome region from Sphingobium sp. CR2-8 includes the following:
- a CDS encoding bifunctional [glutamine synthetase] adenylyltransferase/[glutamine synthetase]-adenylyl-L-tyrosine phosphorylase, translated as MTDWLETQARIRGHSPFLSRALDRFPAVVERLAAGDHDGALVVAQAAGGPEHAPDASIARSLRRRRGAIALAVAAADLAGAWDMDRVTRTLSDFADQALEEALAAAMRERYPDAEHKGFVVLALGKHGSRELNYSSDIDPILLYDPATLPHGEREDVADAAVRIGRRMSELLTARDGDGYVFRVDLRLRPSPEATPIALPVEAAIGYYESTAMGWEQAAFIRARPAAGDIALGDYFLRQIRPFVWRRSLDFGAIDAIVDISRRIRDHYAQGQAFGPGYDLKRGRGGIREVEFFAQVHQLIHGGRNTALRSGNTREALRALAAANIIEPEVAARLDEAYTLFRTIEHRLQMVEDRQTHELPKSSDSLDNVARLHGLADGEALLDLLRPHVEWVGRNYDRLSPEKDDAALSHDDDRLKQQLTDLGFADPETPLARIARWRGGTIRALRSAPSRDALEALLPGLMRTLAQAPDPSRALNRLDDMIARLPSAINFFKLLAARPALVELLAELLSHAPTLADALGRRAELIDGLIDATAFDPPPPVPELAAQLGMLEPGEDYQALLDRVRQRVGDRRFALGAQIIRGGDPLEAGRGYGRVAQAAIEALAAGTIAEFETAHGKVPGGELLILALGRMGGGVLTHASDLDLVYLFTGAFSTELDGPRPLGATQYFNRLAQRITNALSVSTASGPLYEVDTRLRPSGAQGLLAVSLDSFAKYQREEAWTWEHLALTRARPVFGSPQARAALDAILVETLQRPRDFDDLARQAVKMRGDIAKHKPPASDLDVKLVPGGLIDLEFLIHVNQFHYRMAFDPDLSKALAELVAAGHLPAGLIAAHDLVTRYLVVSRLVSPKSTQPAEATRPLVARACGAADWDGLLASYAKARQCVGEAWAALAAPYQEEA; from the coding sequence GTGACCGACTGGCTGGAAACGCAAGCCCGGATCAGGGGCCATTCGCCCTTCCTGTCGCGCGCATTGGACCGGTTCCCGGCCGTGGTGGAGCGACTGGCGGCGGGCGACCATGACGGCGCGCTGGTCGTTGCGCAGGCGGCGGGCGGCCCCGAACACGCGCCGGACGCCAGCATTGCCCGTTCATTGCGGCGCCGTCGCGGTGCCATCGCGCTGGCGGTCGCCGCCGCCGATCTGGCGGGCGCATGGGACATGGACCGCGTCACCCGCACCCTGTCCGACTTCGCCGACCAGGCGCTGGAGGAAGCGCTCGCCGCCGCGATGCGCGAACGTTATCCTGATGCGGAGCATAAGGGCTTCGTCGTCCTGGCGCTCGGCAAGCATGGCAGCCGCGAACTCAATTACTCGTCGGATATCGACCCGATCCTGCTCTACGATCCCGCCACCCTGCCACATGGCGAGCGGGAGGATGTCGCCGACGCCGCCGTGCGCATCGGTCGGCGGATGAGCGAATTGCTGACCGCGCGCGACGGCGATGGCTATGTCTTTCGCGTCGACCTGCGCCTGCGGCCCTCGCCCGAAGCCACGCCCATCGCCCTGCCGGTGGAGGCTGCGATCGGCTATTATGAATCGACCGCGATGGGGTGGGAACAGGCCGCCTTCATCCGCGCGCGCCCGGCAGCGGGGGACATAGCGCTTGGCGACTATTTCCTGCGCCAGATCCGCCCCTTCGTCTGGCGACGGAGCCTGGATTTCGGTGCGATCGACGCCATCGTCGACATATCGCGGCGCATCCGCGACCATTATGCGCAGGGCCAGGCCTTCGGTCCCGGCTATGACCTCAAGCGCGGGCGCGGCGGCATCCGCGAGGTCGAGTTTTTCGCGCAGGTCCATCAGCTTATCCACGGCGGCCGCAATACCGCGCTGCGGTCCGGCAATACGCGCGAGGCACTGCGTGCGCTGGCGGCGGCCAACATAATCGAGCCGGAGGTCGCCGCCCGGCTGGACGAGGCCTATACTCTTTTCCGTACCATCGAGCATCGGCTCCAGATGGTGGAGGACCGACAGACCCACGAACTGCCCAAATCATCAGACAGCCTCGACAATGTCGCGCGCCTCCACGGACTGGCCGACGGCGAAGCGCTGCTCGACCTGCTGCGCCCGCATGTCGAATGGGTCGGGCGCAACTACGACCGGCTCAGTCCCGAAAAGGACGACGCGGCGCTCTCCCATGATGACGATCGCCTGAAACAGCAACTGACCGACCTTGGCTTTGCCGATCCCGAAACCCCGCTCGCCCGCATCGCCCGCTGGCGCGGCGGCACCATCCGCGCGCTGCGCAGCGCCCCGTCGCGCGACGCGCTGGAAGCGCTGCTGCCCGGCCTGATGCGCACGCTGGCGCAGGCGCCCGATCCCAGCCGCGCGCTCAATCGGCTGGACGACATGATCGCCCGCCTGCCCAGCGCCATCAACTTCTTCAAGCTGCTCGCCGCCCGCCCGGCGCTGGTGGAACTGCTGGCCGAACTGCTCAGCCACGCGCCCACGCTGGCCGATGCGCTGGGCCGCCGCGCCGAACTGATCGACGGGCTGATCGACGCCACCGCCTTCGATCCGCCGCCGCCCGTGCCGGAACTGGCGGCGCAGCTTGGCATGCTGGAACCGGGCGAGGATTATCAGGCGCTGCTCGACCGGGTGCGCCAGCGCGTCGGCGATCGCCGCTTCGCGCTGGGCGCGCAGATCATTCGTGGCGGCGATCCGCTGGAGGCGGGCAGGGGCTATGGCCGCGTCGCGCAAGCCGCGATAGAGGCACTGGCGGCGGGCACCATCGCGGAATTCGAAACCGCCCATGGCAAAGTGCCGGGCGGCGAACTGCTGATCCTGGCGCTCGGCCGCATGGGCGGGGGCGTGCTGACCCATGCGTCCGACCTCGACCTCGTCTATCTCTTCACCGGCGCCTTCTCGACCGAATTGGATGGGCCCAGGCCCTTGGGCGCGACCCAATATTTCAATCGCCTGGCCCAGCGGATCACCAACGCCCTGTCCGTTTCCACCGCGTCCGGCCCGCTCTACGAAGTCGATACCCGCCTGCGCCCGTCGGGCGCGCAGGGGTTGCTGGCGGTCAGCCTCGACAGCTTCGCCAAATATCAGAGGGAAGAGGCTTGGACCTGGGAGCATCTGGCGCTGACCCGCGCCCGCCCGGTCTTCGGATCGCCACAGGCGCGTGCCGCGCTCGACGCGATCCTCGTTGAAACGCTCCAGCGCCCCCGCGACTTCGACGATCTGGCACGCCAAGCGGTGAAGATGCGCGGCGACATTGCGAAGCATAAGCCGCCCGCCAGCGATCTCGACGTCAAACTGGTGCCGGGTGGCCTCATTGACCTGGAGTTTCTGATCCACGTCAACCAGTTCCATTATCGCATGGCCTTCGATCCGGACCTGAGCAAGGCGCTGGCCGAACTCGTCGCCGCCGGGCATCTGCCCGCCGGCCTCATCGCTGCGCACGATCTCGTCACCCGCTATCTGGTCGTCTCCCGCCTTGTGTCGCCCAAATCGACGCAGCCGGCGGAGGCCACCCGGCCGCTGGTCGCGCGCGCCTGCGGCGCGGCGGATTGGGACGGGCTGCTTGCAAGCTATGCCAAGGCGCGGCAATGCGTGGGCGAAGCCTGGGCCGCGCTCGCCGCGCCCTATCAGGAGGAAGCATGA
- the bcp gene encoding thioredoxin-dependent thiol peroxidase: protein MLEQGMSVPAVTLVDAQGVEFTLDAYRDKPLVVYFYPKADTPGCTNEAKDFTALADDFAEVSVPVIGVSKDKPGKLKKFADKYGLRVILASDESGAACEAFGTWVEKSLYGRKYMGIERATFLIGADGAILRVWPKVKVKGHAQEVLEAVKAL, encoded by the coding sequence ATGCTGGAACAGGGTATGTCCGTCCCCGCCGTTACGTTGGTCGATGCGCAAGGCGTGGAATTCACGCTGGACGCCTATCGCGACAAGCCGCTGGTCGTCTATTTCTATCCCAAGGCGGACACGCCCGGCTGCACCAACGAGGCGAAGGACTTCACCGCGCTGGCCGATGATTTTGCGGAGGTCAGCGTGCCGGTCATCGGCGTTTCCAAGGACAAGCCGGGCAAGCTCAAGAAGTTCGCCGACAAATATGGCCTGCGCGTCATCCTGGCCTCCGACGAATCGGGTGCGGCCTGTGAGGCGTTCGGCACCTGGGTCGAAAAATCACTCTATGGTCGCAAATATATGGGCATCGAACGCGCCACCTTCCTGATCGGCGCGGACGGCGCGATCCTGCGGGTCTGGCCCAAGGTAAAGGTGAAGGGCCATGCGCAGGAGGTGCTGGAGGCGGTGAAGGCGCTTTGA
- a CDS encoding ferritin-like domain-containing protein: MILPDAVTSVGAACAHILLTPDPRDKLMAARAVARAWRMGRLAHRFDVAMPDTPARPAKPELLPPAQMPRRGKIGSDRARIAMLHAIAHIECVAIDLAFDLIGRFGAQFPVAFTNDWMQVGAEEAMHFALLDRRLRQMGSHYGALPAHDGLWQAASETAGDVLARLAIVPMVLEARALDITPATIDRFEGAGDRLSGRMLRRIMADEIRHVSAGTKWFIAATNRSGLDAANHYQMLVKRHFRGSVKPPFNGSARRQAGLTEEFYVALAT, encoded by the coding sequence TTGATCCTGCCCGATGCCGTCACCAGCGTGGGGGCGGCCTGCGCTCATATATTGCTGACCCCCGATCCGCGGGACAAGCTGATGGCGGCGCGCGCCGTGGCGCGGGCCTGGCGGATGGGACGACTGGCGCATCGCTTCGACGTCGCGATGCCCGATACGCCCGCGCGCCCCGCAAAGCCCGAACTCCTGCCGCCCGCGCAGATGCCCCGGCGCGGCAAGATCGGTTCGGATCGGGCGCGCATCGCGATGCTCCACGCGATCGCCCATATCGAATGTGTCGCGATCGATCTGGCGTTCGACCTGATCGGCCGTTTCGGCGCGCAATTCCCTGTCGCCTTCACCAACGACTGGATGCAGGTGGGCGCTGAAGAGGCGATGCATTTCGCGCTGCTCGACCGCCGCCTGCGCCAGATGGGCAGCCATTATGGCGCGCTGCCCGCGCATGATGGCTTGTGGCAGGCGGCCAGCGAGACGGCAGGCGACGTTCTAGCGCGGCTCGCCATCGTCCCCATGGTGTTGGAAGCGCGCGCGCTGGATATCACGCCCGCCACGATCGACCGGTTCGAAGGGGCAGGGGACCGGCTGTCCGGACGCATGTTGCGACGCATCATGGCGGACGAGATTCGGCACGTTTCGGCTGGCACCAAATGGTTCATCGCAGCGACGAACCGATCGGGGCTGGACGCCGCCAATCATTACCAAATGCTTGTGAAACGCCACTTTAGGGGCAGCGTTAAGCCGCCGTTCAACGGCTCGGCGCGTCGGCAGGCCGGTTTGACGGAAGAATTCTACGTCGCGCTTGCAACATGA
- a CDS encoding M23 family metallopeptidase, with protein MSVRHSVNARGSRLFQTRIKVKRLVASIGMIGALCATAPAHATETDDPYGEASEINTSPLGPSDVGFSNLFSSLQRLDGNAKTAAYIPSGRPVEKLSLTSNFGVRSDPFNRAARMHKGIDIPGPIGTPIHATADGIISRAGWASGYGNLVQISHGSGMETRYGHMSKLLVAENSYVKRGQIIGLMGSTGRSTGSHLHYEVRVDGAAINPLPFVAGPDYLVAMNTKPPLAMGGPTKADEKAAD; from the coding sequence ATGTCGGTTCGTCATTCGGTTAATGCTCGCGGGTCGCGTTTGTTCCAGACCCGCATCAAGGTTAAAAGGCTGGTAGCCAGTATCGGGATGATCGGCGCGCTCTGCGCAACCGCCCCGGCCCACGCCACCGAAACCGACGATCCCTATGGGGAGGCATCGGAAATCAACACCAGCCCGCTCGGGCCATCCGACGTCGGTTTCTCCAACCTCTTTTCCAGCCTCCAGCGCCTGGACGGCAACGCCAAGACCGCCGCCTATATCCCGTCGGGCCGCCCGGTCGAAAAGCTAAGCCTGACCTCGAATTTCGGTGTCCGCTCCGACCCCTTCAACCGCGCCGCCCGCATGCACAAAGGCATCGACATTCCCGGCCCCATCGGCACCCCGATCCACGCCACGGCCGACGGCATCATCAGCCGCGCCGGATGGGCCAGCGGCTATGGCAACCTCGTCCAGATCTCGCACGGCAGCGGCATGGAAACGCGCTACGGCCATATGTCGAAGCTGCTGGTCGCCGAAAACAGCTATGTGAAGCGCGGCCAGATCATCGGCCTGATGGGGTCGACCGGCCGCTCCACCGGCAGCCACCTCCATTATGAAGTCCGTGTGGACGGCGCGGCGATCAACCCGCTGCCCTTCGTCGCCGGTCCCGACTATCTGGTCGCGATGAACACCAAGCCGCCGCTCGCCATGGGCGGCCCGACCAAGGCGGACGAAAAAGCCGCCGACTAA
- the erpA gene encoding iron-sulfur cluster insertion protein ErpA, translated as MSDIDLTPSAAARVAAIAAKQGKPAILRLAVEGGGCSGFQYRFGLAEAIEADDLSVERDGVTLVVDDVSLDLVRGSAVDFVSDLGGAAFKVTNPNATAGCGCGTSFSV; from the coding sequence ATGTCCGACATCGATCTCACCCCATCCGCCGCCGCCCGCGTTGCCGCGATCGCCGCCAAGCAGGGCAAGCCCGCGATCCTGCGCCTGGCCGTGGAGGGGGGCGGCTGTTCCGGTTTTCAATATCGCTTCGGCCTGGCCGAAGCGATCGAGGCGGACGATCTGTCGGTCGAGCGGGACGGCGTAACGCTGGTGGTGGACGATGTCAGCCTAGACCTCGTGCGGGGCTCCGCCGTCGATTTCGTCTCGGACCTGGGCGGCGCGGCGTTCAAGGTGACGAACCCCAACGCCACCGCCGGTTGCGGCTGCGGCACCAGCTTCTCGGTGTAA
- the xth gene encoding exodeoxyribonuclease III: MRIATFNINGIKARLPRLLEWLDETRPDIACLQEIKTSDETFPVKDIEDAGYGVIWHGQKGFNGVAILARGETPVEVRRGLEGEPEDDHSRYLEADVKGVRVASIYLPNGNPQPGPKFDYKLRWMQRLRERAAHIWAEEVPAILAGDYNVIPRDVDTFSVKAMQDDALMQPESRAAYRRLLNDGWTDAILSRHPAGGVWTFWDYQANSWPRDAGFRIDHLLLSPAAADRLIDAQVDKDFRGREKASDHAPTWVELRAE; encoded by the coding sequence ATGCGCATCGCCACCTTCAACATCAACGGCATCAAGGCGCGCCTGCCGCGGCTGCTGGAATGGCTGGACGAGACGCGCCCCGACATCGCCTGCCTCCAGGAAATCAAGACCAGCGACGAAACCTTCCCGGTCAAGGATATCGAGGATGCCGGTTATGGCGTCATCTGGCACGGGCAAAAGGGATTCAACGGCGTCGCCATCCTCGCGCGCGGGGAAACCCCGGTCGAAGTGCGCCGGGGCCTGGAGGGCGAGCCGGAGGACGACCATAGCCGCTATCTCGAAGCCGATGTGAAGGGGGTGCGCGTCGCCAGCATCTACCTGCCCAACGGCAATCCGCAGCCCGGCCCGAAATTCGATTACAAGCTGCGCTGGATGCAGCGCCTGCGCGAGCGGGCCGCACACATCTGGGCGGAGGAAGTGCCAGCGATTTTGGCGGGCGATTACAACGTCATACCCCGCGACGTGGACACATTTTCGGTGAAGGCGATGCAGGACGACGCGCTGATGCAGCCCGAAAGCCGCGCCGCCTATCGCCGTCTGCTGAATGATGGTTGGACCGATGCGATCCTCAGCCGCCATCCGGCCGGGGGCGTATGGACCTTCTGGGATTATCAGGCGAACAGCTGGCCGCGCGATGCGGGCTTCCGCATCGATCATCTGCTGCTCAGCCCCGCCGCCGCCGACCGCCTGATCGACGCGCAGGTCGACAAGGATTTTCGCGGCCGGGAAAAGGCCAGTGACCACGCCCCGACATGGGTGGAACTGCGCGCCGAATAA
- a CDS encoding DUF2239 family protein, giving the protein MERTLTAFAGDLWIATGDEAEIRDALHAMGDDAQNILLFEDATGRQVDIDLRGAAVEAPRGRGRPKLGVQPREVTLLPRHWDWLATQPGGASATLRRLVETARKSSAETLDPRAAMDAAYHFMTAMAGDRPGYEAAIRALFAKDAKLFNSLSQDWPSGIRDHARALAAPALM; this is encoded by the coding sequence ATGGAACGCACATTGACGGCCTTTGCGGGCGACCTGTGGATTGCGACCGGCGACGAGGCCGAAATCCGCGACGCCCTGCACGCCATGGGCGACGACGCGCAAAATATTCTGTTGTTCGAAGACGCCACCGGCCGTCAGGTCGATATCGATCTGCGCGGCGCCGCTGTGGAGGCACCGCGGGGCAGGGGCCGCCCCAAACTCGGCGTCCAACCGCGCGAAGTGACCCTCTTGCCGCGCCACTGGGATTGGCTCGCCACCCAGCCCGGCGGCGCGTCGGCGACCCTGCGCCGCCTCGTGGAAACCGCGCGCAAGTCCAGCGCCGAAACCCTCGATCCGCGCGCCGCGATGGACGCGGCCTATCATTTCATGACCGCGATGGCGGGCGACCGCCCCGGCTATGAAGCGGCGATCCGCGCCCTGTTCGCGAAGGACGCAAAACTGTTCAATTCGCTGTCTCAGGACTGGCCCTCGGGCATCCGCGACCACGCCCGCGCGCTCGCGGCTCCGGCCCTTATGTAA
- a CDS encoding diacylglycerol/lipid kinase family protein, giving the protein MVRVALLSNPKSTGNRQTLPRVRSYCASNPDIFHYEVEHVDQIGRAFQTIARVDPAVIVINGGDGTVQASLTELYQGEHFKGRVPPIAVLPNGKTNLIALDLGIHGDPIKALERIVAIAKAGVDDHVVARELIALSDGAVGSRPVLGMFLGGAGLADYMLYCRNQIYPLGLSNGLSHVITAVAVVFSLLFGIRAKFLPPSGNPVRISLIRDGQLVGRFAVLIVTTLERLLLGVDPGDSRRGNMKLMAVDQNLPSLLRLVWASLFKRVGKRQMQGIHLEQGDTIRIEGDRSSVILDGELFEASEGKPIVLRSTQPVPFLRLAA; this is encoded by the coding sequence ATGGTCCGCGTCGCGCTTCTGTCCAATCCGAAATCCACCGGCAACCGGCAGACCCTTCCGCGCGTGCGCAGCTATTGCGCCAGCAACCCCGACATCTTCCATTATGAAGTGGAGCATGTCGACCAGATCGGCCGGGCATTCCAGACGATCGCCCGCGTCGATCCGGCGGTCATCGTCATCAACGGCGGGGATGGCACGGTGCAGGCGTCGTTGACCGAACTCTATCAGGGCGAGCATTTCAAGGGCCGGGTGCCGCCGATCGCGGTGCTACCCAATGGCAAGACCAACCTGATCGCGCTGGACCTGGGCATCCATGGCGACCCGATCAAGGCGCTGGAACGGATCGTGGCGATCGCCAAGGCGGGCGTGGACGATCATGTCGTCGCGCGCGAACTGATCGCTCTGTCGGACGGCGCGGTGGGCAGCCGTCCGGTGCTTGGCATGTTTCTGGGGGGCGCGGGCCTCGCCGATTACATGCTCTATTGCCGCAACCAGATCTATCCGCTGGGCCTATCCAATGGCCTGAGCCATGTGATTACCGCAGTCGCGGTCGTGTTTTCGCTGCTGTTCGGCATCCGCGCCAAATTCCTGCCACCATCGGGCAATCCGGTGCGTATATCGCTGATCCGTGATGGGCAACTGGTCGGCCGCTTTGCGGTGCTGATCGTGACGACGCTGGAACGGCTGCTGCTGGGCGTCGATCCGGGCGACAGCCGACGCGGCAATATGAAGCTGATGGCGGTAGACCAGAATCTGCCGTCCCTGCTGCGGCTGGTATGGGCCAGCCTGTTCAAGCGCGTGGGCAAGCGGCAGATGCAGGGCATCCACCTGGAGCAGGGCGACACGATCCGGATCGAAGGCGATCGCAGCAGCGTCATCCTGGACGGCGAATTGTTCGAGGCGTCGGAAGGCAAGCCGATCGTGCTGCGATCGACACAGCCGGTGCCGTTCCTGCGGCTGGCGGCCTAG
- a CDS encoding DUF2141 domain-containing protein, with protein sequence MVMVKVAMGLMSVAAMIAAVPAMAHGEEIANDLGRCESSAKGPAVLVDVRGFAAATGKVRVQSYPATKSAWLTKGEWLNRIDTVVKPANGAMRFCVPVPRTGEYGIAVRHDRDGNGKTDIARDGGGFSNNPSISIFNLGKPGVEKAAFHAGPGVTKITINLKYM encoded by the coding sequence ATGGTCATGGTAAAAGTTGCAATGGGTTTGATGTCGGTGGCAGCGATGATCGCTGCGGTCCCGGCGATGGCCCATGGCGAGGAAATCGCGAACGATCTGGGGCGGTGCGAGAGCAGTGCCAAGGGACCGGCCGTGCTGGTCGATGTGCGCGGTTTCGCCGCCGCCACCGGCAAGGTGCGCGTTCAGTCCTATCCCGCGACGAAAAGCGCCTGGCTGACCAAGGGTGAGTGGCTCAACCGCATCGATACGGTGGTGAAGCCGGCGAATGGCGCGATGCGCTTTTGCGTGCCGGTGCCACGCACGGGTGAATATGGCATCGCCGTGCGGCATGATCGCGACGGCAATGGCAAGACCGATATTGCGCGGGACGGCGGCGGATTTTCCAACAATCCGTCGATCAGCATCTTCAACCTGGGCAAGCCGGGCGTGGAGAAGGCGGCCTTTCATGCCGGGCCGGGCGTGACGAAAATTACGATCAACCTCAAATATATGTGA
- the lptF gene encoding LPS export ABC transporter permease LptF: MLTATDRYLARLIAVPMLGTLVIAAMLLVLDKMLSLFDFVAAEGGPVSVVWRMLANMLPEYLSLGIPIGLMLGILLAFRKLALSSELDVMRAVGLSYGRLLRVPYMYAIALALLNFGIVGFVQPLSRHAYEALRFELRSGALGASIKVGEFTNLGKRMTLRIERSLDEGRNLQGIFVRAVSRDGQSVAVTAAQGTFLATDDPDVIIFRLRNGVLVNDAPKYKTPRILSFSSHDLPIDLPQIENFRGRDVDREKTIPELMVIGKNPATPQKLKDEVRANFHFRMVEVVFMFLLPLAALAFAIPPKRSTSALGVFLSIVFIVTYHKVNQYGEGIGALGKVDPIIALWGPFLLASGLVLWMYHVIANRPGGQPIGALEVAFSKLGKQIVRLLRFGRRRPPASDVAEGAA; this comes from the coding sequence ATGCTGACCGCCACCGATCGTTATCTCGCCCGCCTGATCGCGGTGCCCATGCTGGGTACGCTGGTGATCGCCGCGATGCTGCTTGTCCTTGACAAGATGCTCAGCCTGTTCGATTTCGTCGCGGCGGAAGGGGGGCCGGTCAGCGTCGTGTGGCGCATGCTGGCCAATATGCTGCCCGAATATCTCTCGCTCGGCATTCCGATCGGCCTGATGCTTGGCATCCTGCTCGCCTTCCGCAAGCTGGCTTTGTCGTCCGAACTGGACGTGATGCGCGCGGTCGGTCTGTCCTACGGTCGGCTGCTCCGCGTGCCCTATATGTATGCGATCGCGCTGGCGCTGCTCAATTTCGGCATCGTCGGCTTCGTCCAGCCGCTCTCGCGCCACGCCTATGAGGCGCTGCGATTCGAACTGCGCTCGGGTGCGCTCGGCGCGTCGATCAAGGTCGGAGAGTTCACCAATCTGGGCAAGCGCATGACGCTGCGGATCGAACGCAGCCTGGACGAAGGCCGCAATCTGCAAGGCATCTTCGTGCGCGCGGTCAGCCGCGACGGCCAGTCGGTCGCGGTCACGGCGGCGCAGGGTACTTTCCTCGCCACCGACGATCCCGACGTCATCATCTTCCGCCTGCGCAACGGCGTGCTGGTGAACGACGCGCCCAAATATAAGACGCCGCGCATCCTCTCCTTCTCCAGCCACGATCTGCCGATCGACCTGCCGCAGATCGAGAATTTCCGGGGCCGCGACGTCGACCGGGAAAAGACCATTCCCGAACTCATGGTGATTGGCAAGAATCCCGCGACGCCGCAAAAGCTGAAGGACGAAGTGCGCGCCAATTTCCACTTCCGCATGGTGGAGGTGGTGTTCATGTTCCTGCTGCCGCTCGCCGCGCTGGCCTTCGCCATCCCGCCCAAACGATCCACCTCCGCGCTCGGCGTCTTCCTCTCGATCGTGTTCATCGTCACCTATCATAAGGTCAACCAATATGGCGAAGGCATCGGCGCATTGGGGAAGGTCGATCCGATCATCGCCCTGTGGGGACCGTTCCTGCTCGCCTCCGGCCTGGTGCTGTGGATGTATCATGTGATCGCCAACCGACCCGGCGGCCAGCCGATCGGCGCGCTCGAAGTCGCCTTCTCCAAACTGGGTAAGCAGATCGTCCGGCTTCTGCGCTTCGGCCGCCGTCGCCCGCCCGCGTCCGACGTCGCGGAAGGAGCGGCCTGA
- the lptG gene encoding LPS export ABC transporter permease LptG, which translates to MQLNFFPSRQISWYMARLFLTRTFAVLALLVVVLQTLDLLGNSGDVLAYPGNGDPQLWHYVGLRAPQIIARFLPFSVLLGTLVMLATLNQNSEIISMKGAGLSAHQILAPLIATALGVAVISFVFNERIVARATAALSAWQAVDYGPIPPDSGVKSNPWVRDGNNLVNAAIVAGRGTQVQLRKVQIYNRVNNSLTTIIQAPKGHYDAATKSWLLEGARQFDVARGTVRNVGTVRFGRDIRPDQFTLAKVDPDALTFSELEAAISDLRDAGRPTAELEGSLWHKISGPLSALLMPILGSVAAFGLARSGQLFMRAVLGMALGFAYFVADNFSLAMGSLGAYPPVLAAWAPFFLFLLVGETVLFRTEE; encoded by the coding sequence ATGCAATTGAACTTCTTCCCCTCGCGTCAGATCAGCTGGTACATGGCGCGGCTGTTCCTGACGCGCACCTTCGCGGTGTTGGCGCTGTTGGTGGTCGTGCTCCAGACGCTCGACCTGCTGGGCAATTCGGGCGACGTGCTGGCCTATCCGGGCAATGGCGATCCGCAGCTATGGCATTATGTCGGCCTGCGCGCGCCGCAGATCATCGCCCGCTTCCTGCCCTTTTCGGTGCTGCTGGGCACGCTGGTGATGCTGGCGACGCTTAATCAGAATAGCGAAATCATCTCGATGAAGGGCGCGGGGCTTTCCGCCCACCAGATATTGGCGCCGCTCATCGCCACCGCGCTGGGCGTGGCGGTCATCAGCTTCGTGTTCAACGAACGTATCGTCGCCCGCGCCACGGCGGCCTTGAGCGCCTGGCAGGCCGTGGACTACGGCCCGATCCCGCCCGACAGCGGGGTCAAGAGCAACCCCTGGGTGCGCGACGGCAACAACCTGGTCAACGCCGCGATCGTGGCCGGGCGCGGTACGCAGGTCCAGTTGCGCAAGGTGCAGATATACAACCGCGTCAACAACAGCCTGACCACCATCATCCAGGCGCCCAAGGGCCATTATGACGCCGCCACCAAAAGCTGGCTGCTGGAAGGCGCGCGCCAGTTCGATGTGGCGCGCGGCACCGTGCGCAATGTCGGCACCGTCCGCTTCGGCCGCGACATCCGCCCCGACCAGTTCACCCTGGCAAAGGTCGATCCCGACGCGCTGACCTTCAGCGAGCTGGAAGCCGCCATTTCCGACCTGCGCGACGCGGGCCGCCCGACCGCCGAACTGGAAGGCAGTCTGTGGCACAAGATATCGGGGCCGCTTTCGGCCCTGCTGATGCCGATCCTGGGGTCGGTCGCCGCCTTCGGCCTGGCGCGATCGGGCCAGTTGTTCATGCGCGCGGTGCTGGGCATGGCGCTGGGCTTCGCCTATTTCGTCGCCGACAATTTCTCGCTCGCGATGGGTAGCCTGGGCGCCTATCCCCCGGTTCTGGCGGCCTGGGCGCCCTTCTTCCTGTTCCTGCTCGTCGGCGAAACCGTGCTGTTCCGCACGGAAGAGTGA